From the genome of Triticum aestivum cultivar Chinese Spring chromosome 3B, IWGSC CS RefSeq v2.1, whole genome shotgun sequence, one region includes:
- the LOC123064902 gene encoding uncharacterized protein, whose product MEKAPTQSTEGMAKAHGAAAALSPDGGYTSDTHDEGRPQEEGDGGRFAATYPGPNSVGRHNSPSDRISEWVSSIDGESLCIAEDEDVAVDDQRKDLTDYLPAQAPSRPGRRQVIRAREYRKGRAAMSVMPRSERPCRRPGRPQVRHPG is encoded by the exons ATGGAAAAGGCACCCACGCAGTCTACCGAGGGGATGGCAAAAGCGCATGGCGCGGCGGCGGCCTTATCCCCCGACGGCGGGTACACGTCGGACACGCACGACGAGGGCCGACCACAAGAAGAAGGAGATGGTGGACGATTCGCCGCCACCTACCCAGGTCCCAATTCAGTTGGTCGCCACAACTCCCCGAGCGACCGCATCAGCGAGTGGGTTAGTAGCATTGACGGCGAGAGCCTCTGCATCGCCGAGGACGAGGACGTCGCTGTCGACGACCAGCGCAAGGACCTCACCGACTACCTGCCCGCCCAAGCTCCATCGAGGCCGGGGAGGCGTCAGGTAATAAGGGCCAGGGAGTACAGAAAAGGGCGAGCGGCCATGTCGGTCATGCCAAGAAGCGAGAGGCCATGCAG GAGGCCAGGAAGGCCACAAGTGAGACATCCAGGTTGA